A single window of Lacerta agilis isolate rLacAgi1 chromosome 12, rLacAgi1.pri, whole genome shotgun sequence DNA harbors:
- the LOC117056165 gene encoding 39S ribosomal protein L13, mitochondrial-like: MASFTKATQQWATFAQAWYLIDAKMQPPGKIAAITAIRLQGKHKPVYHALSDLGDHVVIINTRHIAFSGNKWEQKVYSSHTGYPGGFRQVTAAQLHLRDSTAIVKLATYGMLPKNLLRRTMMQRLHIFADYVIPEEMRKNLVDVLPQPRKVPKRLDEYTQEEIDAFPRLWNPPKDFRPV, encoded by the coding sequence ATGGCCAGCTTCACCAAGGCCACGCAGCAATGGGCCACATTTGCTCAAGCCTGGTATCTTATAGATGCGAAGATGCAACCGCCAGGAAAAATTGCAGCCATCACTGCCATCAGACTTCAAGGGAAGCATAAGCCTGTATACCATGCACTAAGTGACCTTGGAGATCATGTTGTCATAATAAACACAAGGCACATTGCTTTTTCCGGTAACAAATGGGAGCAGAAGGTGTATTCATCACATACTGGATACCCTGGTGGCTTCAGACAGGTGACAGCAGCTCAGCTTCATCTAAGGGACTCAACTGCAATTGTAAAACTGGCTACGTATGGCATGCTCCCCAAAAACCTTCTCAGAAGAACTATGATGCAAAGGCTGCATATCTTTGCAGATTATGTTATCCCCGAAGAAATGCGCAAGAATCTTGTAGACGTGCTTCCGCAGCCACGCAAAGTGCCCAAGAGGCTTGACGAATATACGCAAGAGGAAATCGACGCTTTCCCAAGGCTCTGGAATCCACCTAAAGATTTTCGACCAGTGTAG